The Castanea sativa cultivar Marrone di Chiusa Pesio chromosome 11, ASM4071231v1 genome contains a region encoding:
- the LOC142615119 gene encoding UDP-glucose iridoid glucosyltransferase-like, whose protein sequence is MEKQEAKRIGHRLVLVVYPFQGHINPMLQLATILYSKGFSITIAHPQFNSPNHENHPEFHFVSIPDGLSKTNFSPSNFMAAISTLNSNCEAPFQQYMEEMMKVEDPHDRVAGVVYDGFMHFAQAVANNLKLPGINVRTSAAATLLLFAVFADAHRERGYISFPESLAQAPVPELQSLDLKGLLGSTEIPTPILELRAPMTDATKKASSIIVNTVHFLEQQTLTKVQEHFPSPVFSLGPFHKLAPSASSSLLKEDTSCISWLDKQAPKSVIYISFGSMVSVDDKELVEIAWGLANSEQPFLWVVRPGSVRGSEWIELLPESFKERVEGRGCIVKWAPQKEVLAHGAVGGYWSHCGWNSTLESVCEGVPMLCRPYFGDQSLSAKYVCSVWKVGLELEGVLERGKIERAIRKLMVETEGVEIRQRAKDLKHKAELCLSENGSTYNALNELAQHILSFG, encoded by the exons ATGGAGAagcaagaagctaaaagaattGGCCACCGGTTGGTGCTTGTAGTATATCCATTCCAAGGCCACATAAATCCCATGCTTCAACTTGCCACAATCCTATACTCCAAGGGCTTTTCAATCACCATAGCACACCCTCAATTTAACTCTCCCAACCATGAAAATCATCCTGAATTTCACTTTGTATCAATACCAGATGGCTTGTCTAAAACCAATTTCTCACCTTCCAATTTCATGGCCGCAATATCGACTCTTAATAGTAATTGCGAAGCTCCATTTCAGCAATACATGGAGGAGATGATGAAAGTAGAGGATCCACATGATCGGGTTGCCGGTGTTGTTTATGATGGGTTCATGCACTTTGCTCAAGCTGTGGCTAACAATTTGAAACTTCCTGGGATTAATGTGCGTACAAGTGCAGCCGCCACCTTGCTTTTGTTTGCAGTCTTTGCTGATGCTCATCGTGAGAGAGGCTATATTTCCTTTCCAG AAAGTCTGGCTCAAGCCCCAGTGCCTGAGCTTCAGTCCCTTGATCTTAAGGGCCTACTAGGATCCACAGAAATCCCAACTCCCATATTGGAGCTGAGAGCCCCTATGACAGATGCAACAAAAAAAGCCTCGTCAATAATAGTGAACACAGTGCACTTCCTTGAACAACAAACACTGACAAAGGTTCAAGAACATTTCCCATCTCCAGTTTTTTCCTTAGGCCCTTTCCATAAACTAGCTCCATCTGCCTCTAGTTCACTGCTGAAGGAAGATACTAGTTGCATTTCCTGGCTTGACAAACAAGCCCCCAAGTCTGTCATTTATATAAGCTTTGGCAGCATGGTAAGCGTGGATGACAAAGAGCTGGTAGAGATAGCTTGGGGCTTAGCCAACAGTGAGCAACCTTTCTTGTGGGTGGTTAGACCTGGTTCAGTTCGCGGGTCCGAATGGATTGAGCTATTGCCAGAAAGTTTCAAAGAAAGAGTAGAAGGAAGAGGTTGCATTGTGAAATGGGCACCTCAAAAGGAAGTTTTGGCACATGGTGCAGTGGGAGGGTATTGGAGCCATTGTGGTTGGAACTCAACACTGGAAAGTGTTTGTGAAGGAGTTCCAATGCTATGTCGACCCTATTTTGGGGACCAAAGTTTGAGTGCAAAGTATGTGTGTAGTGTGTGGAAGGTAGGCTTGGAATTGGAGGGTGTTTTGGAGAGAGGGAAAATAGAAAGAGCTATTAGAAAACTAATGGTGGAAACTGAAGGGGTGGAGATAAGACAGAGAGCAAAGGATTTAAAGCACAAAGCTGAGCTTTGCCTGAGTGAGAATGGTTCAACATACAATGCCTTGAATGAATTGGCACAGCATATATTGTCATTCGGATGA
- the LOC142614657 gene encoding putative jasmonic acid carboxyl methyltransferase 1: protein MDSYTHNSILEHGHGHVLQVEKVLHMTSGVGENSYSLNSALQKTVISKVRPVLEGTVRALYSKENFPRYFSVADLGCSSGPNTLIVTYEMIDAIVGLCRETGHSPPELTVFLNDLPSNDFNTDFKLLPDFYAMLKKEKGNEVGPCFIAGMPGSFYGRLFPSKSLDFVHSSYSVHWLSKVPQGINNNKGNIYMGKTSPHNVFEAYLEQFQSDFSLLLRSRADEIKLGGQMILTFIGRSIKDPTSRDCCLVWELLAKCLLDMAAEGLIEEANIDTFNLPYYNPFIEEVKTIVEKEGSFVIDRLETFEVNLDVNDNDENKNYVFNKFTCGQNVSHCIRAISESLLADHFGEAIIDDLFERCTERIGEHLSMEKIKNFNIVISMARK from the exons ATGGATAGCTACACCCATAATTCAATCCTTGAACACGGACATGGCCATGTCTTGCAGGTGGAGAAGGTTCTTCACATGACATCGGGAGTAGGAGAAAATAGCTATTCCCTTAACTCAGCGCTTCAA AAAACAGTGATTTCCAAGGTGAGACCAGTGTTGGAGGGCACTGTCAGAGCTTTATATAGCAAGGAAAACTTTCCTCGATATTTTTCCGTAGCAGACTTGGGCTGCTCTTCAGGACCCAACACACTTATAGTTACCTACGAAATGATTGATGCCATAgtcggactgtgccgagaaaCTGGACACTCTCCTCCTGAGCTCACAGTGTTTCTAAATGACCTTCCAAGTAATGATTTCAACACTGATTTCAAATTACTGCCAGACTTTTATGCTATGTTGAAGAAGGAGAAAGGCAACGAAGTAGGGCCATGTTTCATAGCGGGAATGCCAGGGTCTTTCTATGGCAGGCTCTTTCCTAGCAAAAGCCTGGATTTTGTTCATTCTTCTTATAGTGTGCATTGGCTCTCTAAG gTACCTCAAGGGATTAACAATAATAAGGGGAACATATACATGGGGAAGACAAGCCCTCACAATGTATTCGAGGCATACTTGGAGCAATTTCAGAGTGATTTCTCACTTTTACTTCGCTCTCGTGCTGATGAAATAAAACTTGGAGGACAAATGATTCTAACCTTTATTGGTAGGAGTATCAAAGATCCCACTAGTAGAGATTGTTGCCTCGTTTGGGAGCTGCTAGCAAAGTGTCTCCTTGACATGGCTGCTGAA GGGCTGATTGAAGAGGCTAATATTGATACGTTCAATTTGCCTTACTACAATCCTTTCATCGAAGAAGTAAAAACCATTGTTGAAAAAGAGGGATCCTTTGTTATTGATCGACTGGAAACATTTGAAGTCAATTTGGATGTCAATGACAAcgatgaaaacaaaaattacgtGTTCAACAAGTTTACATGTGGACAAAATGTGTCACATTGCATTAGAGCGATTTCAGAATCCTTGCTTGCTGATCACTTTGGAGAGGCAATTATAGATGATTTATTTGAGAGGTGCACAGAGCGTATTGGTGAGCATCTTTCCATGGAGAAGATAAAGAATTTCAACATTGTAATTTCAATGGCAAGGAAATGA